Proteins encoded together in one Halalkaliarchaeum sp. AArc-CO window:
- the pstA gene encoding phosphate ABC transporter permease PstA: MSTDVRSELFDDIDLRWEHLKNRLFLGSIFVASMFGVVALALLLFDVATDFYVGITEFDIGLVDFLTRDGSRRPELAGFKGAIVASVFLMLLTAFLSFFIGVGSAIYLEEYAPDTRLTRLIEANLANLAGVPSIVYGLLALAALRNGVGLGPILLVGAIALALLVMPIIIVSSQEAIRAVPDGVRDGSYATGATKWQTIRRVVLPAALPGIFTGTILALARAIGETAPLLMVGALFVNRTPGAPGLGVVGAPLSRFSGMPTQIYAWAAEPSQHFIHLAAVGIVVLLAIMLSMNAVAVSLRNRYETEV, encoded by the coding sequence ATGAGTACTGACGTCCGGTCGGAACTGTTCGACGATATAGACCTGCGGTGGGAACACCTGAAAAACCGGCTGTTTCTCGGGAGTATCTTCGTGGCATCGATGTTCGGGGTCGTGGCGCTCGCGCTGCTTTTGTTCGATGTCGCGACCGATTTCTACGTCGGAATCACCGAGTTCGACATCGGCCTCGTTGATTTCCTCACGCGGGACGGCTCTCGTCGGCCGGAATTGGCCGGATTCAAGGGTGCTATCGTCGCATCGGTGTTCCTCATGCTTCTGACGGCGTTCCTCTCGTTTTTCATCGGCGTCGGCTCGGCGATTTACCTCGAGGAGTACGCCCCAGACACTCGACTCACCAGGCTCATCGAAGCGAACCTGGCGAATCTGGCCGGCGTTCCGTCGATCGTGTACGGACTGCTGGCGCTTGCAGCCCTCCGGAACGGTGTCGGACTCGGCCCGATCCTGCTTGTCGGTGCGATCGCACTCGCGTTGCTTGTGATGCCGATCATCATCGTCTCCTCCCAGGAAGCGATCCGGGCGGTCCCCGATGGAGTCCGTGACGGCTCCTACGCGACGGGCGCGACGAAGTGGCAGACGATCCGGCGCGTCGTGTTGCCCGCGGCCCTCCCGGGAATCTTCACCGGGACGATCCTTGCGCTGGCGCGAGCGATCGGTGAAACTGCCCCGCTTTTGATGGTCGGCGCGCTGTTCGTCAATCGAACACCTGGAGCACCCGGACTCGGCGTCGTCGGCGCTCCGCTCTCGCGGTTCAGTGGTATGCCAACCCAGATCTATGCGTGGGCGGCCGAACCGAGCCAGCACTTCATCCACCTCGCAGCTGTCGGGATCGTGGTGTTGTTGGCGATCATGCTGTCGATGAACGCTGTTGCGGTGTCTCTGCGGAATCGGTACGAAACGGAGGTTTGA
- the pstC gene encoding phosphate ABC transporter permease subunit PstC produces the protein MSTGQDLGPEIRKGSGTQADQIENRRIRRLLFGCAAITVLTTLAIFFVLLDNATSYFWSARFSEALFLGEPFEREVTFTEFFTGTRWAPDHATPSHGILPIVFGTVAITVGAAFVSIPIGTATAIYTSEYASPRVRRKLKPTLEILAGIPTIVYGYFAIAFINPVLLAPVAEWGFGINIGRYSMLAGMLVVGIMTIPMVSSISEDAMQAVPDELRNGAYALGATKYDVSTNVVLPASISGVFASYILAVSRAIGETMAVTLAAGFNANITANPFDEIMTMTAYMVSMARGTSAVGTVEYQSLFAVGLLLFVMTLSMNLLNDHLKRRFQEEY, from the coding sequence ATGAGTACTGGACAGGATCTCGGACCGGAGATACGAAAGGGCAGTGGCACACAGGCCGACCAGATCGAAAACCGTCGGATTCGTCGTCTGCTGTTCGGCTGTGCCGCGATCACCGTTCTTACGACGCTCGCCATTTTCTTCGTTCTGCTGGATAACGCCACCAGTTATTTCTGGAGTGCACGGTTCTCCGAGGCGCTTTTCCTGGGGGAACCGTTCGAACGGGAAGTCACGTTCACCGAGTTCTTCACCGGTACCCGGTGGGCACCCGACCACGCCACTCCATCACATGGTATCTTGCCGATCGTCTTCGGCACCGTGGCTATCACCGTCGGGGCAGCGTTCGTCTCCATTCCGATCGGCACTGCGACGGCTATCTACACCTCGGAATACGCCTCACCCCGCGTCCGACGAAAACTCAAACCGACCCTCGAAATCCTCGCGGGAATTCCGACGATCGTCTACGGCTACTTCGCGATCGCGTTCATCAATCCGGTGCTCCTCGCTCCCGTCGCCGAGTGGGGCTTCGGAATCAACATCGGCCGGTACAGTATGCTCGCAGGGATGCTGGTGGTCGGTATCATGACGATTCCGATGGTTTCATCGATCAGCGAGGACGCGATGCAGGCTGTTCCCGACGAGTTGCGCAACGGTGCGTACGCACTCGGGGCGACAAAGTACGACGTTTCGACGAACGTCGTTCTGCCGGCGTCGATTTCGGGTGTGTTCGCCTCCTATATCCTCGCCGTCTCCCGAGCGATCGGCGAGACGATGGCAGTGACGTTAGCTGCCGGTTTCAACGCCAACATCACTGCCAACCCGTTCGACGAAATCATGACGATGACCGCGTACATGGTCTCGATGGCGCGGGGAACCTCTGCAGTCGGTACTGTCGAGTACCAGTCGCTGTTTGCGGTCGGACTGTTGTTGTTCGTGATGACGCTGTCGATGAATCTGCTCAACGACCACCTCAAGCGACGGTTCCAGGAGGAGTATTGA
- a CDS encoding PstS family phosphate ABC transporter substrate-binding protein, with translation MAPRQEPVAGRITRRKALGTIAGAGTVAIAGCAGADGGEGLSGTIDASGSNTVAPITSWAGENFSNEFPDVLVDVDPQGTGAGFQEFCRQNSDVQSASRLITDGEIELCGNNDIDYDHIEVGLDGLAVVKNSENDWVEEITLEELRRVWEFESDVETWSDIRDEWPDREIALHARDSASGTFDYFTREINGEMGDIRDDYSATSQTNEIMGAVANNVDGFGWGGVGYLRAIEEDEPIEAVPVESDTQDGFYLPQEENIESGAYSPLARPLFVYFNLASLEERTDLLGSFARFYVNGQHEFARDEGFFATTDEAQSSNHDKIDGWLEVVGAATEDLSVQRE, from the coding sequence ATGGCACCACGCCAGGAACCTGTTGCGGGACGGATTACACGACGGAAAGCACTCGGAACGATCGCCGGGGCCGGAACGGTTGCGATCGCTGGTTGTGCCGGGGCAGACGGGGGGGAAGGTCTCTCCGGAACCATCGACGCTTCCGGAAGCAACACCGTCGCCCCGATCACTTCTTGGGCGGGCGAGAACTTCTCCAATGAGTTCCCCGACGTGCTCGTCGACGTCGACCCACAGGGGACGGGAGCCGGCTTCCAGGAGTTCTGTCGGCAAAACTCCGACGTTCAAAGCGCCAGTCGATTGATAACCGACGGGGAGATCGAACTGTGCGGGAACAACGACATCGACTACGACCACATTGAGGTCGGCCTCGACGGCCTCGCTGTGGTGAAGAACTCGGAGAACGACTGGGTCGAGGAGATCACCCTCGAGGAACTCCGCCGCGTCTGGGAGTTCGAATCCGATGTCGAGACATGGAGTGACATCCGCGACGAGTGGCCCGACCGAGAGATTGCACTCCACGCTCGGGACAGCGCTTCGGGGACGTTCGACTACTTCACCCGGGAAATCAACGGCGAGATGGGGGACATCCGGGACGACTACTCGGCGACGAGCCAGACCAACGAAATCATGGGAGCCGTCGCGAACAACGTCGACGGCTTCGGCTGGGGAGGCGTGGGCTACCTCCGGGCAATCGAGGAGGATGAACCGATCGAGGCGGTCCCTGTCGAGAGCGATACCCAGGATGGGTTTTACCTCCCACAGGAAGAGAACATCGAGTCCGGCGCGTACTCGCCACTGGCCCGTCCGCTGTTCGTGTACTTCAACTTGGCAAGCCTCGAAGAGCGGACCGATCTCCTCGGATCGTTTGCCCGTTTTTACGTGAACGGGCAACACGAGTTCGCGCGGGATGAAGGCTTTTTCGCCACTACCGACGAGGCGCAGTCTTCCAACCACGACAAGATCGACGGTTGGCTGGAAGTAGTCGGCGCAGCCACCGAGGATCTCTCAGTCCAACGCGAGTAA
- the cysK gene encoding cysteine synthase A: MTASQSSKPDLNAVESVDELIGETPLVRLDSVADNLFAKLESANPYSVKDRIAREIIDTAEREGALQPGGTVVEGTSGNTGIGLASVCAARGYECVLTMPESMSAERRSMLSALGATLELTPAEDGMGGANERAEEIAEERENAIVARQFANEANPTAHRKTTGPEIWEDTAGEVDAVVAGVGTGGTITGVAEFIKEEQGKASFTAVAVEPASSPTVSEQRSDGHDIQGIGPGFLPDILRTELVDEVRGVEGEEAKQAARELGAREGVLVGISSGAALAAAREYAREHPEELTVVVLPDTGERYLSTDLFDGKK; this comes from the coding sequence ATGACAGCGAGCCAGTCCTCCAAACCGGATCTGAACGCCGTCGAATCGGTCGACGAACTGATCGGCGAGACGCCGCTGGTGCGACTCGACTCGGTTGCGGACAACCTCTTTGCCAAACTCGAGTCCGCGAATCCGTACTCGGTGAAAGATCGGATCGCCCGCGAGATAATCGACACCGCAGAGCGGGAGGGCGCCCTGCAGCCGGGCGGGACGGTCGTCGAAGGTACCAGCGGGAACACTGGGATCGGCCTGGCGTCGGTGTGTGCCGCCCGTGGGTACGAGTGCGTGTTAACGATGCCCGAGTCGATGTCGGCGGAGCGACGAAGCATGCTTTCTGCGCTCGGGGCGACGCTGGAGCTCACCCCCGCCGAGGACGGCATGGGCGGGGCGAACGAGCGTGCAGAAGAGATTGCCGAGGAACGAGAGAACGCGATCGTCGCCCGTCAGTTCGCGAACGAGGCGAACCCGACCGCCCACCGCAAGACCACCGGTCCCGAAATCTGGGAGGACACTGCAGGTGAAGTCGACGCCGTCGTCGCCGGAGTGGGCACCGGCGGGACGATCACCGGCGTCGCCGAGTTTATAAAGGAAGAGCAGGGCAAAGCGTCGTTCACCGCAGTCGCCGTCGAACCGGCATCGTCGCCGACGGTGTCCGAGCAGCGATCGGACGGCCACGACATCCAGGGGATCGGACCGGGCTTCCTTCCAGATATCCTCCGGACTGAACTGGTCGACGAGGTCCGCGGCGTCGAGGGCGAGGAAGCGAAACAGGCCGCCCGCGAACTCGGCGCACGCGAAGGGGTCCTGGTCGGCATCTCCTCGGGTGCGGCGCTTGCGGCCGCCCGGGAGTACGCCCGCGAGCATCCGGAGGAACTGACGGTCGTTGTCCTGCCGGACACCGGCGAGCGCTACCTCTCGACTGATCTGTTCGACGGGAAAAAGTAA
- a CDS encoding fasciclin domain-containing protein: MTQINRRNVLRTVAGLGIALTGGVGTAAARGRSGARGDDTIVDVAVAADDFNILVAAVQEAGLVGALSGNRQLTVFAPTDEAFEELADALEVEVEELLELENLADILLYHVTSGRRYSESVVNAPRVGMLNGEDVTVDGLELNDSQAEIVAPDIEASNGVIHVIDGVLLPE, from the coding sequence ATGACACAAATTAACAGACGAAACGTACTGCGGACGGTGGCGGGACTGGGAATTGCACTGACCGGCGGCGTCGGGACGGCAGCAGCGAGGGGTCGATCCGGTGCGCGGGGGGATGATACGATCGTCGATGTCGCAGTCGCGGCCGACGACTTCAATATACTTGTAGCGGCGGTCCAGGAGGCCGGTCTCGTGGGCGCGTTGAGCGGGAACAGGCAGTTGACCGTCTTTGCGCCAACGGATGAGGCCTTCGAAGAACTGGCCGATGCACTGGAAGTCGAAGTGGAAGAGCTATTAGAACTCGAAAACCTCGCGGACATCCTCCTGTACCACGTCACTTCGGGCCGCCGGTACTCGGAGTCCGTCGTCAACGCACCACGCGTCGGAATGCTAAACGGTGAGGACGTAACCGTCGATGGCCTCGAACTGAACGACAGCCAGGCCGAGATCGTCGCCCCCGACATCGAGGCCTCCAACGGCGTCATCCACGTCATCGACGGCGTGCTGCTCCCCGAGTAG
- a CDS encoding metal ABC transporter permease translates to MTGGDDEREGDGSTVEGDGSTVEGGESAVDGGTVASRQPVGASDTTVDTVIGGWTTRELIELVGIGLTAVLATAMLAFIGIDWLRELPGALGVFGALAFDRYLSVGASLDGLLGTNVFRHPFMWRAIATGVLVAIVGPLVGTYLVHRQMALIGETLAHTAFAGVAVGFLFIAVTGWTGSLLFVALVVSVLGALGLQWLAEHTDAYGDVPVAIVLTGSFAVGTLLISWGRDFVAISIDIEHFLFGSLAIVTAEGAQLVAAMTVGVVALVAYNYKQFLFITFDEQAARVARLNVRWYNALLIVMTAVVVVGAMQILGVILVAGLLVIPVAAASHVAHSFRETLFLSVLFGQFSVLGGLAFAIAASLPPGGSIIVVAIGIYLLAIAVSDRSMASISMH, encoded by the coding sequence ATGACGGGGGGAGACGACGAACGCGAGGGCGACGGATCGACGGTCGAGGGCGACGGATCGACGGTCGAGGGTGGGGAGTCGGCGGTCGACGGCGGGACTGTTGCATCCCGGCAGCCGGTGGGCGCCTCCGACACCACAGTCGACACGGTGATCGGCGGCTGGACTACCCGGGAACTGATCGAACTCGTCGGGATCGGACTGACCGCCGTGCTCGCGACGGCGATGCTCGCGTTCATCGGCATCGACTGGCTCCGCGAGTTGCCGGGCGCACTGGGAGTGTTCGGCGCGCTCGCGTTCGACCGCTACCTCTCGGTCGGTGCCAGCCTCGACGGGCTACTCGGAACGAACGTCTTCCGGCACCCGTTCATGTGGCGGGCGATCGCGACGGGTGTGCTGGTTGCGATCGTCGGCCCGCTGGTCGGCACCTACCTGGTCCACCGCCAGATGGCGTTGATCGGGGAGACGCTCGCCCACACTGCATTTGCCGGCGTCGCGGTCGGCTTCCTGTTCATCGCGGTGACCGGCTGGACGGGATCGCTCCTGTTCGTCGCGCTGGTGGTGAGCGTGCTGGGGGCGCTCGGGCTCCAGTGGCTCGCGGAACACACCGACGCCTACGGCGACGTACCGGTAGCGATCGTGCTCACGGGCAGCTTCGCGGTCGGCACCCTGCTCATCAGCTGGGGGCGGGACTTCGTCGCGATCTCGATCGACATCGAGCATTTCCTGTTCGGAAGCCTCGCGATCGTCACCGCCGAGGGGGCCCAGCTGGTGGCCGCCATGACGGTCGGGGTCGTCGCGCTCGTGGCGTACAACTACAAGCAGTTTCTGTTCATCACGTTCGACGAACAGGCCGCACGGGTGGCCCGGCTGAACGTCCGATGGTACAACGCCTTGTTGATCGTAATGACCGCCGTCGTCGTCGTGGGCGCGATGCAGATCCTCGGCGTGATCCTCGTCGCCGGACTGCTGGTGATTCCGGTCGCAGCCGCCTCGCACGTAGCCCACAGCTTCCGGGAGACGCTGTTCCTCTCGGTTCTGTTCGGGCAGTTTTCGGTACTCGGTGGGCTGGCGTTCGCGATCGCGGCGAGCCTCCCGCCGGGCGGGTCGATCATCGTCGTCGCGATCGGGATCTACCTGCTCGCGATCGCCGTCTCGGACCGGTCGATGGCGTCGATCTCGATGCACTGA